Proteins encoded within one genomic window of Etheostoma cragini isolate CJK2018 chromosome 21, CSU_Ecrag_1.0, whole genome shotgun sequence:
- the tekt3 gene encoding tektin-3, with protein MELIGSTLTATYARPKTSHFLPAISTMASSYRNTQPALVMNPSANLWRTNSYYKSSTVPTPSSIQRENLDLVRAKTMFYPSNRTALSTRYTPDDWYKSNISNYRESESSRKSAERLRRDTMRLMQDKEQLTRRTQENTSKNIGERLNDVVFWRSELSHEIDNMVTEIAALNEVKRRLERALAETEGPLQVSQECLYHREKRMSIDLVHDDVEKDLIKEVEVIKSCQERMRRHLDRAIAQLASNRAAQHELERDMSDKVTAQRIDDRCHHLRNTSDGIGYYRGIERVDPSLSLPDSWSKFTDDNILHSQSERAASHKLRDEIEILLNTTSNDMWNQFNNANVAFTNRISEIADAKNSLQTHLAKTLQEIFQTEMLIESLKKAIRDKESPLKVAQTRLEERTRRPNIELCRDNPHHRLVSEVREIEDTIYKLQERLMEAENTLQTLVKTKVTLEHDLSIKANSLFLDQEKCMSMRKTFPSMPRLVGYT; from the exons ATGGAGCTTATTGGATCCACTCTAACAGCTACATATGCTCGGCCAAAAACCAGTCACTTCCTCCCTGCCATCTCCACCATGGCATCCAGCTATCGCAACACCCAGCCTGCCTTGGTCATGAATCCCAGTGCCAACCTGTGGAGGACCAACAGCTATTACAAGAGCAGCACTGTCCCAACCCCTTCTTCTATACAGCGAGAGAATTTAGATCTAGTTCGAGCCAAGACCATGTTCTACCCATCTAACAGGACAGCTCTGTCCACCCGCTACACTCCTGACGACTGGTACAAGTCCAACATAAGCAACTACAGGGAGTCCGAGTCGTCCCGGAAGAGCGCGGAGAGACTGAGGAGAGACACCATGAGGCTGATGCAGGATAAGGAGCAGCTAACCAGACGAACCCAGGAGAACACCAGCAAGAACATTGGCGAGCGGCTCAATGACGTTGTGTTCTGGAGGTCTGAGCTGAGCCATGAGATTGACAACATGGTGACGGAGATAGCAGCTCTAAATGAAGTCAAGAGGAGGCTGGAGAGAGCCTTGGCAGAGACTGAGGGGCCCCTTCAG GTGTCTCAAGAGTGTTTGTACCACAGAGAGAAGCGAATGTCCATTGATCTGGTGCATGATGATGTAGAGAAAGACCTCATTAAG GAAGTGGAAGTCATCAAGTCATGTCAGGAAAGGATGAGGCGACATCTGGACAGAGCCATCGCTCAGCTGGC GTCAAACCGAGCAGCCCAGCACGAATTGGAAAGAGACATGAGTGACAAAGTGACAGCTCAGAGGATAGATGACAGGTGTCACCATCTAAGAAACACATCTGACGGTATTGGCTACTACAGAGGGATTGAAAGGGTAGACCCATC ACTCTCTCTCCCGGACTCGTGGTCCAAGTTCACAGATGATAACATCCTGCACTCCCAGAGCGAACGAGCAGCCTCCCACAAGCTCAGGGACGAGATAGAGATCCTGCTGAACACCACGTCCAACGACATGTGGAACCAGTTCAACAATGCCAACGTTGCCTTCACAAACCGCATATCAGAAATCGCTGATGCTAAGAACAGTCTGCAGACACACCTGGCTAAG ACTCTGCAGGAGATCTTCCAGACAGAGATGCTTATAGAGTCTCTCAAGAAGGCCATCAGAGACAAAGAGAGCCCGTTGAAAGTGGCCCAAACTAGGCTGGAGGAGAGGACACGCAGGCCCAACATAGAGCTCTGCAGGGACAACCCACACCACAG ACTTGTGAGTGAGGTGAGAGAGATCGAGGACACAATCTATAAGCTCCAGGAGAGGTTGATGGAGGCTGAGAACACTCTGCAGACTCTGGTCAAGACCAAAGTGACCCTGGAGCATGACCTGTCCATCAAGGCCAACTCACTTTTCCTGGACCAGGAAAAGTGCATGAGCATGCGCAAGacctttcccagcatgccccGTCTGGTGGGCTACACTTAA
- the cdc42ep4b gene encoding cdc42 effector protein 4: MPILKQLVNNSNQSKRRSRADLTAEMISAPLGDFRHTMHVGRGGDAFGDTSFLSTRSGEPPREPETKQSSPGPKPGLLSRTFRSSKRSQSVNRGDKYDYNMMAPSGGSSAYVKNAISLPYLNDEDINRGKQLPKSASSSPMKRLSEIESRPVNGAAAMATLDAEFEERNFGELTDLPPSMPKGGGMKHAESMMSFHIDLGPSMLGDILGVMEKKGWEEDDLGYEEGKGSEGRASPSLIPHIDDDEPEVQAPARPPRSMYQQKPMVDPYTPELHTRNNHHDLDSCSVSSSGSVTEEKPRYHVHDGDTDSAKYSSPRGEEDRDFTFMDDDDDDEIRL; the protein is encoded by the coding sequence ATGCCTATTCTCAAGCAGCTGGTGAACAACTCCAACCAGTCAAAGCGGCGGTCTCGGGCTGACCTGACTGCAGAGATGATCAGCGCTCCATTGGGGGACTTCCGCCACACAATGCACGTTGGCAGGGGAGGGGATGCCTTTGGGGACACTTCATTTCTTAGCACTCGATCAGGGGAACCGCCCAGGGAGCCGGAGACAAAGCAGAGCTCCCCGGGCCCCAAACCAGGGCTGTTGTCCCGCACCTTCAGAAGCAGCAAGCGCTCTCAGTCAGTAAACCGGGGGGACAAGTATGACTACAATATGATGGCGCCTTCTGGTGGCTCATCCGCTTATGTGAAAAACGCCATATCCCTGCCTTACCTAAACGATGAGGACATTAACAGAGGCAAGCAACTGCCGAAGAGCGCGTCCTCAAGCCCAATGAAGAGGCTGTCGGAGATCGAAAGCAGGCCGGTAAATGGAGCGGCAGCAATGGCAACATTGGACGCAGAGTTCGAAGAGCGTAATTTTGGAGAACTTACAGATTTGCCTCCATCCATGCCTAAGGGAGGTGGAATGAAGCACGCAGAGTCTATGATGTCCTTTCACATTGACTTGGGACCCTCCATGCTCGGGGATATCCTAGGCGTGATGGAAAAGAAGGGCTGGGAGGAGGACGACCTTGGCTACGAAGAGGGCAAGGGCAGCGAGGGCCGTGCCTCACCCTCCCTCATTCCCCACATAGATGATGATGAACCGGAGGTGCAGGCCCCTGCAAGGCCACCTCGCAGCATGTACCAGCAAAAGCCCATGGTGGATCCCTACACCCCGGAGCTACACACCAGGAACAACCACCATGACCTGGACAGCTGCTCTGTCTCCAGCTCCGGCTCGGTCACTGAGGAGAAACCTCGGTACCACGTCCACGACGGCGACACGGACAGTGCAAAGTACAGTTCACCACGTGGGGAGGAAGACAGAGATTTCACCTTCatggatgatgatgacgatgatgagaTTCGATTGTAG